In the Agrococcus beijingensis genome, CCGCGGCGCCTGGGTCGAGCTGCGCCGACCGAGCTGCCCCGGCCGAGCTGCCTGGGCCGGGACGCCTGGCCGAACTAGGGTGGCGTGGTGCCCCGCATCCGCCTCGACCTCGCCTACGACGGCGGCGGCTTCTCGGGCTGGGCGGCGCAGCCGGGGCTGCGCACCTGCCAGGGCGAGCTCGAACGAGCGCTCACGACGATCGCGCGCGAGCCCGTGCGGGTGACGGTCGCCGGGCGCACCGACGCGGGGGTGCACGCGAGCGGGCAGGTCGCGCATGCCGACGTGCCCGACAGCGTCGCGGTCGTGCCGCAGCTGGCCTCGCGGCTCTCGCGGCTCGCGGCGCGCGAGGGCGACCTGGTCGTGCGGTCGATCGCGCTCGCGCCGCCCGGCTTCGACGCCCGCTTCTCGGCGGTGTCGCGCTCCTATCGCTATCGGATCGTGGCGGGCCAGGCGCCCGACCCGCTCGAGCGCCGCACCGCCGCGCACGTCGCGCGGCCGATCGACGTCGACGCGATGCGACGCACCGCCGACGCGCTCGTGGGGCTGCGCGACTTCGCCGCGTTCTGCAAGCCGCGCGAGGGCGCGACGACCATCCGCGAGCTGCGCGCGTTCACGTGGGCGCAGGAGGGCGAGCTGCTCACCGCATCACTGACGGCGGATGCGTTCTGCCACTCCATGGTGCGCGCGCTCGTCGCCGCGTGCGTGCGGGTGGGGGAGGGTCGGCTCGGGCTCGCGCAGGCTGCGGCGCTGCTCGACGAGCGCCGGCGCTCGCCGCTCACGGGCCTGATGCCCGCGCACGGGCTCACCCTCGTGGCCGTCGGCTACCCGCCCGACGACCTGCTCGCCCAGCAGGCCGAGCGCGCACGGGCGCGACGGAGCGCATCCGACCTCGACGCCTGAGCATTCGCCGCCAGCGCGGGCGCCGTCGGGCCAGAGCCGCAGGCGCTCGTCAGGCCAGAGCCGCAGGCGCTCGTCAGACCGGAGCCGCAGGCGCCCGTCAGGCGGAGAGCAGCGCGGCGAGCTCGTCGACGGAGTCGACGACGCGGGTGGCGCCCGCGGCCTCGAGCTCGGCGCGGCCGCCGTAGCCGTAGGCGACGCCGATCGACGGCATGCCCAGCTCGTGCGCCGAGGCGATGTCGTTCACCCGATCGCCGACCATCACCATGTCGGCGGCGGGCAGGCCGATCGACGCGGCGGCGCGGGCGATCACCTCGGCCTTCGAGTGCCCTGCCTCGCCGGCGACGCGGCCGTGCACCCCGCGGAACCGGTGCCGCAGGCCGTAGTGGTCGACCACCGTCTCGGCGTCGGGCTGGATCTTGTGCGTGGCGACCGCCAGCGGCAGTCCGGCGTCGTCGAGGCGCGCGATCAGCTGCTCGACCCCCGGGTAGAGCGTGGAGCCCAGCAGGCCGCCCGCGGCCTGGGCGGCGCGGAAGGCGATCATGGCGCGCTCGATCTCGTCGGGCGTGCGGCCGGCCTCGGCCAGCACCGTCACCAGCGGCGGCCCGAGCCAGCGCAGCAGCTCGGCCTCCTCCGGCATCTCCCAGCCGACCGCCTCGTGCATCTGCCGGAGGCTCGACAGGAGCCCCTCCTTGGAGTCGGTGAGGGTGCCGTCGAGGTCGAAGATGATGCCGCTGGGATTCATGTCCCTCCACCATCGCAGACCCAGGCGGCCACCCGCGAGGCGGTTCGCCAGCGGCTTAGGATGGACGCTGGCCGACAGCAGCTCGGCGCGCGAGGCGAGGAGTGGTCAATGACGGAGCAGTCGGCGTTCGATCAGGTGTTCCGCGGGTACGACCGCGAGCAGGTCGACAGCACGGTGGCGCAGCTGCGCACCGAGCTCGACGAGCTGCGGCGCTCCGCAGAGGCGAGGGCGCTCGACGCTGAGGCTCGCGCGCAGCACCTCAGCGAAGACCTCGACGCCGCCGTCTCGCGAGCCGACCAGGCCGAGGCGCGCATGCTGCGGCTCGCCCAGCAGGTGCAGACGCTCGACGAGGACGACGCCGTCGACGAGGCCGACGACGACGCCGGCGAGGGCCGTCAGACGCGCGTGCGCTTCGCCGAGATCCTGCGCGTCGCCGAGGACCAGGCGTCGTCGCTCGTCGACAGCGCCTCCGCCGCCGCGCAGCGGATCCTCGACGACGCGAGCACCGAGCGCGACCGGATCCGCAAGGAGGCGCAGGAGGAGGCCGCGCGCGCGCTGCAGGAGGCGCAGCACGAGGCCGAGCTCACGCGCCGCCGCAGCGAGACCGAGCAGACCGCGCACCGCGCGCGCGTCGAGTCGGAGCTCGGCTCGCTCGGCGAGAAGGTGGCGCAGGCCGACCGCGAGGCGCAGGTGCTGCTGGGCGAGGCAGAGCGCGCCGCCGCCGCCCTGCGCGCCCAGGCGACGCGCGAGACCGACGACCTGAAGCTCGACGCCGACCGCATCGTGCGCGAGGCGAAGGCCCGCCGCGTCGAGCTCGACGCCGCCCTCACCCGCCGCCAGGACGACGCCCAGCAGGAGTTCCTCCGCCTCCACAACCAGGCCGTCGCGCACGCCGAGCGCATCACCGGCGACGCGAACGAGAAGGTCGCGTCGGCACTCGCGCACGCCAAGCACGTCGCCGAGCAGTCCGAGGCCTACGAGCAGCTCTCGAAGGCGCAGGCGGCGCAGATCGAGGCGAGCGCCAAGGCCCGCGCGTCGTCGATGCTCGACGAGGCTCGCCAGCGCTCCCAGGCGATCGTCGACACCGTCACGAAGCACACCAAGGACGTGCTGCGCGACGCCGAGGACCGCGCCCGCGGCCTGCGCTACCAGCAGACCCAGCTCACCGGCTTCATGGCGGAGGTGCAGTCGCTCATGCACGTCGCCGACGCCGCAGACCCCCGCACCTGGGGCGCCGCCGGCGCAGAGGCCGCCCGCGGCGGTTCGAGCACGGCGGATGCGTCGGCCGCAGTGCCCGCGCTGGCGGCGGAGGACCGCGAGGTCGTGCCCGACGCCTTCACCGCATCCGCCCAGGTCGTCGACCCGCTCGACGACCTGACCCTCGAGGTGGAGGCGGTCGAGGGCGAGCCGATCGAGGCCTCCGAGACGCGCGAGGAGGTCGTCGACGTCGTCTGGCACGAGGACGAAGAGGAGTACGACCCCGCGATCGACCGGTGATGCGCGGCGCGGCGCGCCGCAC is a window encoding:
- the truA gene encoding tRNA pseudouridine(38-40) synthase TruA, translated to MPRIRLDLAYDGGGFSGWAAQPGLRTCQGELERALTTIAREPVRVTVAGRTDAGVHASGQVAHADVPDSVAVVPQLASRLSRLAAREGDLVVRSIALAPPGFDARFSAVSRSYRYRIVAGQAPDPLERRTAAHVARPIDVDAMRRTADALVGLRDFAAFCKPREGATTIRELRAFTWAQEGELLTASLTADAFCHSMVRALVAACVRVGEGRLGLAQAAALLDERRRSPLTGLMPAHGLTLVAVGYPPDDLLAQQAERARARRSASDLDA
- a CDS encoding HAD hydrolase-like protein; this translates as MNPSGIIFDLDGTLTDSKEGLLSSLRQMHEAVGWEMPEEAELLRWLGPPLVTVLAEAGRTPDEIERAMIAFRAAQAAGGLLGSTLYPGVEQLIARLDDAGLPLAVATHKIQPDAETVVDHYGLRHRFRGVHGRVAGEAGHSKAEVIARAAASIGLPAADMVMVGDRVNDIASAHELGMPSIGVAYGYGGRAELEAAGATRVVDSVDELAALLSA
- a CDS encoding cell division initiation protein — translated: MTEQSAFDQVFRGYDREQVDSTVAQLRTELDELRRSAEARALDAEARAQHLSEDLDAAVSRADQAEARMLRLAQQVQTLDEDDAVDEADDDAGEGRQTRVRFAEILRVAEDQASSLVDSASAAAQRILDDASTERDRIRKEAQEEAARALQEAQHEAELTRRRSETEQTAHRARVESELGSLGEKVAQADREAQVLLGEAERAAAALRAQATRETDDLKLDADRIVREAKARRVELDAALTRRQDDAQQEFLRLHNQAVAHAERITGDANEKVASALAHAKHVAEQSEAYEQLSKAQAAQIEASAKARASSMLDEARQRSQAIVDTVTKHTKDVLRDAEDRARGLRYQQTQLTGFMAEVQSLMHVADAADPRTWGAAGAEAARGGSSTADASAAVPALAAEDREVVPDAFTASAQVVDPLDDLTLEVEAVEGEPIEASETREEVVDVVWHEDEEEYDPAIDR